A window of Streptomyces sp. NBC_01224 genomic DNA:
GTGAACATCAGATTCTCCGAGCCGCGGAACCGCCACCGCGCGGCGGCGTACGCGGCGGGCAGCCCGATCACCAGCGACAGTGCGACCGCGCCCACCGACACGACCAGGCTGTTGACGAAGAACCGCACGAACGGCACGCCCTGGTCGTCCCCGGCGCCGAGGACCGTGCGGTAGGAGTCGAAGGTCGGGGTGAACGAGAAGTACGTACTGAACAGCTCGTTCGTCGGCTTCAGCGACAGGATCACCATCCAGGCGACCGGGAACAGCGCGAAGACGAAGTAGAGGATCAGCGCCAGGTCGGCGGCGACGGCGAGCACCCTGCGCTTCATCCCGGCACCTCCGCCGCCCGGTTCTGGATCCGGCCGAGATAGCGCACCAGCACCATCGTGACCAGGTAGACCACGGCCCACAGCACCACCATGTAGCTGATCCCGAACGAGTAGCGCTGGAAGCGGATCGCCTCCAGATAGGCCCGGATCTGGAGCACCATCGTCGAGTCGCCGGGGCCGCCCTCGGTCAGTGCGTAGATGATGTCGAAGACCTTCAGCGAGTCCATGAACCGGAAGATCACGGCCACCAGGACGTACGGCCACAGCATCGGCAGGGTGAGGCGCCGGAAGGTGAACCACCAGCCCGCCCCGTCGACGGCCGCCGCCTCGAAGGGCGAGGCGGGCAGCGAGCGCAGACCGGCCAGCGCGAGGATCGCGACGAACGGTGTGTAGACCCACACGTCCACGGTGATCGACGACAGCAGGGCGCCCGTCGGGGTGTCCGTCCACTGCACACCGCCGAGGCCGAATGGCTTCAGGAGGTGGTTGATGACGCCGACCGACGGCTGGAGCATCAGCTTCCACATGATCGCGGCGATCACCGGCGCGATCATCAGGGGCAGGATCAGGATCTTCTCCAGCACCCGTCCCACGAAGCTCGCCCGGTGCAGCAGCAGGGCCACGGCCACCCCGAGCACCGTCTCGACGGCCGCCGCGCCGATCGCGTACGCCACCGTCACCCGCGCCGAGTCCCAGAACGAGGACTGGGTGAAGATCCGCCGGTAGTTCTCGATGCCCACCAGGTCCGGCTGCGGTTTGCTCGCCGCGAAGTCGAACACCGTGTAGTAGAGGCCGAGTCCGAACGGATAGAGGATGCCGCCGGTCAGCAGCAGCGCGGGCAC
This region includes:
- a CDS encoding carbohydrate ABC transporter permease, yielding MSGRASPVPEANHGAASGAGAGKRAVRAVPAWRRPLRPYLLIVPALLLTGGILYPFGLGLYYTVFDFAASKPQPDLVGIENYRRIFTQSSFWDSARVTVAYAIGAAAVETVLGVAVALLLHRASFVGRVLEKILILPLMIAPVIAAIMWKLMLQPSVGVINHLLKPFGLGGVQWTDTPTGALLSSITVDVWVYTPFVAILALAGLRSLPASPFEAAAVDGAGWWFTFRRLTLPMLWPYVLVAVIFRFMDSLKVFDIIYALTEGGPGDSTMVLQIRAYLEAIRFQRYSFGISYMVVLWAVVYLVTMVLVRYLGRIQNRAAEVPG